In Juglans microcarpa x Juglans regia isolate MS1-56 chromosome 1S, Jm3101_v1.0, whole genome shotgun sequence, the genomic stretch TAAGATAGTATTAAAAAGGAAtgtaaaaataaagataaatagtaaaattatattaacaaaAGCGTGGCTTTTACTAAAAACTCTCAACAtgtggaagaaaataaatatccaAGATTTTTagatatgagaaatgatttgtacaagctcCAAATAGACAAGCCCCATACAAGCTCTTGTAAAGAAGTGGACCCCCCTTAAAACAAAGtgtaaaaaaactattctttattagtgagacccacttttttacaaatgactTGTATGAAGCTTGTCTATTTGAGGCTTGTACCTAGAATTACTCGACAGATATATATCAAATAGGTGGAGGGAAGCCAAGAAACCAACTTGTGATAGGAAAGATACttattcacaaaaattatttctatgaACCAAAGGAAATGAGATCACATAAAACACTATTTGAATACTCCGTTTTTTTACTTGTTTAAGCTATACACGGTTGTATATAACAGATTTTATTTGTACATAGCAAGGAAGGAAAATTAGTATTTCATGGGCTTAGCAACTCCATAGCATAATTGCAAACGACCAATAATACGGCTCATGTAAAAGGAGTAATATGAACAAACCAGATATAGTATAAGCCATCAATTTCACATCTCTGAACCCTACCAAGCAGCTCAATCTGCAAAATTCCACCAACACAAAGAACAGGTTCTGGAAGCCTGAACTTCTGCAAGTGACTCTCCTGTTCATGAGAAAGTcattaaagaaatttttgtaaaatgataataagatcaagagaaaaattacattattcAGATAGGGATTGCAGACAGAACATGGTAAACTACAAGAAAGTGAAAGTGACTACAGAACTTTATTATAAGCCCAAGTAATctttaaaactgaaaaactttAGAAAATGTCTATGAGCATAATCACACAAATCTTAACTCGTTTGCTCCTATGTTATCTTAGACCCATCCACTTCCCTCAAATGAAATTTGGTTCTTATTCTTTGGATAAGTTTGGgagggtatttttcataagaggaGGGCAGTTACCATGGAAGGACTCTTAATGTGACTTTTATTGCTGCTGGTTTCAAGCTCAGGGAAGTTTAGGTGCTCAAAAGCGGTTATACTATATAACAAACTTTTGCTATCTTCATGCTAAAATCAAAGGCAAATCAGCTTTTGCAGAAGAAGAAATATTGCCTTTTTAACTTCTGCTGGCAAAGCAAATTCCagtttttaaactatgtgaTAACAGGGCAATGCCTGCGAAAGATTGCACTTGAGCTCCTTAATGCTTGTAATGAAGTAAACACCCCAAATCCCTAAAAATCCCGTCACCTCAGAAACCAAAACGGAATTGAAAAAACATTATAAAGTAAAGAAAGTAGTACTAAAACACACCTGAGCCATTGGAAATTCTTGTGAAGTGTAGGTCCATATGAACTTGTCATCAACAGAATCAGGTAATGAGTAACCAAGGAGATCATTCCCTGAATCTGTGGGGCTTTTGGGATGTCCCATTCGGAAGCGCACAGATTTGGCCGAATATATTGGTAAACCCTCGTGAAAGTAAACTGGACAAATTAACATAACACATCACTATCATCGAAAGATGCTTAAAAGTCAATAGAAAGAGGAAGAGTGCATAGTTTACATCAACAAAATACCTTGGAAAGGGCGTAAATTGATTTCAGTAATAACACAGAAGTCATCAGCCAATTTGTATACTAGTGTCTCAGGCACTGCAGGATTACTTTGTCCTTTACTTGACCAGTATGAAGTTCTCCATAGAACATTATCTGTTGGATGGAGAGTATTATAAATACTTTCCTCTGGATAATTATCAGTGCTGGATGCACTAATTGCTTTTGAAATGCAATCCCTATCAATAAATGTTGTAGAAGCTCGAGCTAAAAGGGCATAGGCCCTATCATCCCTTTCCAAATATTCCCATTCCTTCGAATGGCTAGATCCAACTTCTGCAGCCCCTACTGCCCAGCATTTGTTCAATTCAACAACATGGGTAACTCTAGATAACTGAGAAAACTTTCTCAAGCATAACTGCTTCCAAAGACCATTTGCAATCACTGCAGATCATTGAGTTCAAAGCCCTCAGTTCAATCACATAGGGACTGAGCATGTATTTAAAACTGAACTAACAGAGTTCTTGAACTATCAAATTGATGTAACTGAAAGAAATATTACATATCAACCAAAGGATCTCATCCTAAGCTTAACACAACATAACATGCTACCTACCATGTTAAACCTGAAATCAGACAACTCTATGGGCAGAGGGAAAGACTGGctctcaatttcttttctttctttttcccctcaTGAGTGATAACTTAGTGTTATCCTATCAAGTAAAAATTATACCACCCATTACCATGCTCTCCAACATATTACACCTTCACCAAAATGTCTCCTCTCCTACTCTAGTTCAGTAAAAATTATAACACCCTTTATCCATCTGCCGTCCACCATCTTACACCTCACTAAAATGTCCCCACTCCTAATTTAGCACATCAACTACTTAACAAGGCCTCAAATGAGCCAATGGTTCATTTATACTTGATCAAAATAACAAGTACTACCaatttttttcacataaatattaacttatGTTATTGATATGATTCCATTTAGTAGAGTTTCTGCTAAAACCACTAACTGAAGAGAAAAACCTATTTGAATAACTTGGACCATTAAATAAATTGGGGTTATGAGCAATATAAATTGAGTCTATCACGttcagaaataaataaaataaacagtttCAGCTCACCAAAATGTCGCCAAGACCGTGAGACAGAACTGACACGGACAAGATCATATGGATCATCCA encodes the following:
- the LOC121246171 gene encoding F-box protein At4g00755-like, producing MEACMDFLDRLDPDILLKIFTYVDDPYDLVRVSSVSRSWRHFVIANGLWKQLCLRKFSQLSRVTHVVELNKCWAVGAAEVGSSHSKEWEYLERDDRAYALLARASTTFIDRDCISKAISASSTDNYPEESIYNTLHPTDNVLWRTSYWSSKGQSNPAVPETLVYKLADDFCVITEINLRPFQVYFHEGLPIYSAKSVRFRMGHPKSPTDSGNDLLGYSLPDSVDDKFIWTYTSQEFPMAQESHLQKFRLPEPVLCVGGILQIELLGRVQRCEIDGLYYICISFVQVLGRPLSPALGVEILEPCGKFVLKIKNDRPFELQAQSNHTVTGSVAEAS